The genomic segment GCCGAACGATCCGAACGCCCAAGCCCTGCTCGCGATGAAGCCGCAGCAGCACCGCTTCGGCCTCCACTTTGCTTTGCGGATAAGCCTGGGTCGGGCTCAGCTCGTCGTCTTCACGGCTGGGCCGCGTGCGGACCACTGAACCATAGACGTTGTTTGTGCTGGTGAAAACAAACCTGGGCACTTCCGCCTGCAAGGCCGCATGAGCCAGCGCGATCGTGCCGTCCAGGTTGGCCGTTCTGGTCGTCTCCTCGTCCACGCCGCGGAATTGCGCCGCCAAGTGAATCACCGCATCCTTCCCCCGCAGCGCGGCGATATAGCCGTCCGGCTGCAGCAGATCGCCTTCCACGATCTCCGCCCCTTGCCGGCGAAGCCCGTCCGCCTTTTCGGCCTTTCTCACCAGCAAGGTCACGCGATGACCGCGCTGCAGCATACGCTGCGCAAACCGGCTCCCCACTTTACCTGTAGCCCCTGTTATAAAAGCGTTCATTTTAAGCCCTCCTACGTTTTTTAGTTGCTATACGGGCAGTATAATAGAAGGAGCAGTCGGCTTCCCTCCTCCGTTTATCGTAGGTTTGGGAGTGTCAGGATACGGGGAGGAATGGAGATGGAAGTGGTTGCTTCCAGAAGGTCGTTGGGCGAATTTCTGCGCATACGCCGGGAGCGGCTGACGCCGGAAGAGGTCGGACTGGTCTCTTATGGACGGCGGCGGACCGCGGGTCTTCGGAGGGAAGAGGTCGCCCAGCTCGCCCATATCGGCACGTCCTGGTACACCTCCCTGGAGCAGGGACGCAGCGTTAACCCGTCCGAGGATGTGCTGAACAATATCGCCAAGGCGCTGCGATTAACCGAGGACGAGCGTCGCCATCTTCACCTTCTGGCCAGATCGGATCAACAGGAACCGGAGGAAGAAGACCGCGATATCGCCACGGGCTTGGAACGAATGATCCAGGCGCTGGACCCGCACCCGGCGTTCGTGCTCGGCAGATACTGGGACCTGCTGCTGTGGAACAAGGCGGCTGAGCTTGTTTTTCATGTGCCGGCCTTCTCCAAGGACACAATGCCAAACTTCAATTGGATGCGGCACCTGCTGACGAGCGACAAGCTGGGGCCCGACCTTATGGACGGAGCGTCGAGAACGCGCGTGTTGATCGCGCAATTTCGCGCGGATTTCGCACGCTTTCCAAATGATGCGCGGTTTAAGACGCTGATCGAGGAGTTTATGGAAATAAGCCCGCTGTTCCGCGAGCTCTGGCCGATGCATGATGTCGAGACGGCGACCGATCACCGCAAGCAGAAGTACGATCCCAGGATCGGAGAGATGGCGTTCGAGCATTTAACCTTGCAGCCGCCGACCCATCCGGATCTGAAGGTCATCGTCTTTACGGCGTCGGCGGATACGGCGGCGAGGTTGCAGCGTTTATTGGATGCATCGGAAGGTTGAACCAAGGAATGCAATCGTGATTCTTTGTGCCAAACAGTTTTAAGACGGTCGAAAGTGCAGGATGGCACTAACGCCCTTGCCTCTCGGCATACCACGCCAGCGCCAGCCGCTCCATCTCGCTGACGAACGCCTTCTTGGCCGGACTGTATTCGTTCGTGCGCGCGTGGCGCTCGGCGAGCTCCTCCTTGAACCGGCTGTACCTCGCAGCTTCCGCCGGATGACACCGCAAGTAATCTCTGAAGACGAGATGCCGTTCAATCTGGGGGTTATCCGTCTCATAAAAATGAATGTGATGCGTCCGTTCCTCGCCGCCTTTGCGCAGCAGGCGCCTGCCGGGAATGCCCCACTCTCCGGCGATGTCGTATCCGAGCAGGCGCATCCGGTCGTTATACGCATCGATCCGATCGATGTTCCGCACCACACCCATCATATCGATGACGGGCTTCGCCTTCATGCCCGGCACCGACGTGCTGCCGAAGTGCTCGAAGCGCACGATCTCATCCCCGAATATCGCGCTTAGAAATGCGACTTCGTTCTCGTAAAGCCGCGCCCATTCCTTGCTGTAATCGCTCAGCCTAACCTTCATCCGACACGCTCCTTGCAAGCTTGGGCTAGAAGTGCCCGCGCGGTTTTTTCCCGGCCCAGCGTTCGTCGATCTTCTCCTGGGAGGATTGATACCGGGTGTCCACGCTCAGCCGATACTGGTTCGTCGTATTCTCCAGCGAGCAGTGCAGGAGGAACATCCCGAAGATCATCACGTCGCCCGCCCGGTACTCGGTCGTCGCCCACTTGCCGCCATATTTGCCCGTAATGACGAGCGGATCGTCCGTGTAGTTGTTCACTTTGTCCCAATCCGAATCCTTGGTGCCGTAGGTGCGCTTCAGCTCCTCAAACCGGTGCGAGCCCAGACACATAGCCAGACCGCCCATCGCGTAGCTGATGTCGCCGATCGGGGACCAGACGGTGTACAGGTTGTGCGTGCCGCGGCCCATATACACGATATCATAGTGCGCGCCGGTGTAGTCGCCCTTGCCGACCGCGCGCAGCCATTTGTAATTATAGGTCAGCGACTTCTCGCCAAACAACTCATCGAAGAAGCTCATGATCCGCGGCCCGTTCAGCACGTCCAGCAGCTCCGGTAGATCCTCGTTCGTCCCGCCAAAAAACAGCGTTCTGCTGCCGTCCGCCATAACGCCGTCCTCGAGCAGGGTATCCCTGTCGAGCTTGCCCATCTTCTCCATCTTGCGGAGAACCGCGCGCCTGGCGTTCAGCACTTCCTCCCGATCATGGAAGTCGCGCAGCAGCAAATAACCGTCCTCCGCCATTCTGGCGCGCAGGGCGTCGAAGTCATGCCTGATATCGTTCGAATCCCTCAGCTCCGTCAGATGCTCCCCGCCGAGCTCCAGCTCCCGGCTCCCTACCTTTACCATCATGCGCGTCTCACTCCTGTCGTCGATTGTAGCTTCAGTATAGGGAGAGACCGCGGGGACTTCCATTGAAGACCGTTGCAAATGCATGTATAATCGTACAAAATGTTTATGTGAAAAAAGGCGGCGGGACGATGGCCACGATGGATATTCCTTACGAATTGGGCGAGGACTTCGTTGCGCCGGCTTTCCGTTTCCAGTCCATCTGGAAGGTAGAGGCCAACGATGCTTACCATTCGTTCAAGCCGCATGGCTTCATGAGCGCGGGGCTCTTCGTCACCTACGATGGCAAAGGGAGCATCATGTACGGGGATACAAGCGAAGTCATGGAGGCGGGTACCTACCTCCTCGTCTCCGGCGACGTGCCCTGTTCGTACCGCTGCTTGGACGACGACTGGAAATTCTACTTCCTGCACTTCGACCCGCTTGATGTAGCCGAGTTGCTAGGGCTCGCTACTTGGCGGCCGGTATCGACCGGGCGCATATCCGATGCCGTCCGACTGTGCGAGCGCCTGATCGACAGCCTCATTCTCCAGCCTGCCGGCTACGGCATGGCCGTACACCTGACCGCTCAGGAGCTGCTGCACCTGTTCGCGCAGGAACGCACCGCCTACGGCCGCAGCCGCCATCCCGAGCTCGACGACATCCTGTACCGGATGCACAAACAGATCGGCTCATCGGTCCCGGTGGACGAGTATGTCCGGCTGAGCGGACTTTCGCGTACGGCTTTTTACACCAGATTCCGCGAGCGGACTGGCATGTCCCCCACCCAGTATGTGCAGGAGCTAAAGCTGGCCTCGGCCAAGGCGACGCTGGAGA from the Cohnella hashimotonis genome contains:
- a CDS encoding GrpB family protein, which gives rise to MKVRLSDYSKEWARLYENEVAFLSAIFGDEIVRFEHFGSTSVPGMKAKPVIDMMGVVRNIDRIDAYNDRMRLLGYDIAGEWGIPGRRLLRKGGEERTHHIHFYETDNPQIERHLVFRDYLRCHPAEAARYSRFKEELAERHARTNEYSPAKKAFVSEMERLALAWYAERQGR
- a CDS encoding phytanoyl-CoA dioxygenase family protein; translated protein: MMVKVGSRELELGGEHLTELRDSNDIRHDFDALRARMAEDGYLLLRDFHDREEVLNARRAVLRKMEKMGKLDRDTLLEDGVMADGSRTLFFGGTNEDLPELLDVLNGPRIMSFFDELFGEKSLTYNYKWLRAVGKGDYTGAHYDIVYMGRGTHNLYTVWSPIGDISYAMGGLAMCLGSHRFEELKRTYGTKDSDWDKVNNYTDDPLVITGKYGGKWATTEYRAGDVMIFGMFLLHCSLENTTNQYRLSVDTRYQSSQEKIDERWAGKKPRGHF
- a CDS encoding helix-turn-helix transcriptional regulator, with the translated sequence MEVVASRRSLGEFLRIRRERLTPEEVGLVSYGRRRTAGLRREEVAQLAHIGTSWYTSLEQGRSVNPSEDVLNNIAKALRLTEDERRHLHLLARSDQQEPEEEDRDIATGLERMIQALDPHPAFVLGRYWDLLLWNKAAELVFHVPAFSKDTMPNFNWMRHLLTSDKLGPDLMDGASRTRVLIAQFRADFARFPNDARFKTLIEEFMEISPLFRELWPMHDVETATDHRKQKYDPRIGEMAFEHLTLQPPTHPDLKVIVFTASADTAARLQRLLDASEG
- a CDS encoding AraC family transcriptional regulator, yielding MATMDIPYELGEDFVAPAFRFQSIWKVEANDAYHSFKPHGFMSAGLFVTYDGKGSIMYGDTSEVMEAGTYLLVSGDVPCSYRCLDDDWKFYFLHFDPLDVAELLGLATWRPVSTGRISDAVRLCERLIDSLILQPAGYGMAVHLTAQELLHLFAQERTAYGRSRHPELDDILYRMHKQIGSSVPVDEYVRLSGLSRTAFYTRFRERTGMSPTQYVQELKLASAKATLETTNATVKEIAASLKFYDEFHFSRLFKRRYGVAPSAYRRGL
- a CDS encoding NAD-dependent epimerase/dehydratase family protein, which gives rise to MNAFITGATGKVGSRFAQRMLQRGHRVTLLVRKAEKADGLRRQGAEIVEGDLLQPDGYIAALRGKDAVIHLAAQFRGVDEETTRTANLDGTIALAHAALQAEVPRFVFTSTNNVYGSVVRTRPSREDDELSPTQAYPQSKVEAEAVLLRLHREQGLGVRIVRLPFVYGDGDPHIVEILPYIRSWHPAKRMHMAHHADVGQALLLAASTPGIDGRIYNVGDDAPITAEELRQLHGGEGAPEAEQQPFDPWDMIVDTTRIREELNFRPIYPSFYTARDAGAI